The DNA sequence GCTGCTGCACTTTGTTCAACAATCTTGATTGACCATGCAAGTAACTCCGGGATATGTTCAACACCAACAGCTCGACCTTTTGGTCCAACCATTAGTGCAAAACATGCTGTGAGATACCCAGTTCCTACAGGAAACAAGCTATTCAGAAGCCAGTCTAAGTGCCATGTAAAATCAGCATCCACACAGTCATAATAACCACATCAACATAGATTTACTGGCACTTAACGAACGccaaaaagaataaaaataaggaaTGAGAAATAGACATCACCACCAAAGAGGATATGAGGAAGAGAAATTTTAAGATGCACACCGGCTGTGAAACAGTTCAATCAAGGTACAAAGTTCAGCACTCTAAACCATTGCTTGATTGATGAAAAACAAGGTAATTTCACCCTTAGCTAAGCTAACCTAAAGTACACCAACCTATCCTTTTAGCAGGCAAAACTAGCTTAAAGCTTTTAAATAATAGCTTAAGACTTCATAAACTGGATGGTCCATAGATTCAAAAATCTAGTTGGTCAGGATGTTTAAATATATTATTCAACAAGCTTTCTACTGATACTTCCTACAATCAAACATCCTCAGATCTTCCCTGAGTTCCCTCCAAGAGGTCTATACAACAAACTACAAAAAACTCCCTCCACTCCATTTTATGTGCACTGTTTTCTTCTTAATCTGTTCCAAAAAAGAAATGTCACCTATCTATACTTCGAAAGaattttaactttaaactttccaTTTTATCCTTAATAACATGCTTTAATAGCTACAGAAAGCTCATGGCATTTTAAGATCATAGGTTCTATATGTCTTTCTTTCTTAATTAAACTCCATGCCAGTCAAACTATGCCACATAAATTGAAAGAGGGGGAGTAGCAATTATCAACCCCTTATCATTGCAGTGAGGGCAATTACAATTCACGAGAGACATTTACATTGTCTGAAATATATGTTCAACATCAACATAGAATTTATTTTCAAATTAAAAGAGCCAATGGAGCTGGTATAAGTGTCAAATTGTTATCCTATATCTGCATGACATGCAAACAAAACATAGATAATTTGGGGAAATAAGAGGAAAAAGTTTGAAGATGGTTCATTCTCAATCCAACTACGGCTGGATCTCCCGGAATCATGGAATCAACCAAGTCTAGAAAACTCAGAATCAATAAGCAGCGACTATTTTCCGTATCAACTGCATCCGATGGTGTCACTTCTGTCACCCACCATGTAAAAAAAATGCTACTTATGGTAATAAACCCCATGCTTCTAGAGCTTGTAAATAGCGATTTCTTATTCCTCGTAAAGCCAATTACAATAATGACTTAGCAGTTGAATATGAAAGACACACATTTAGCCACATACTCAGAGACATCCCTCTTAATACCTTCCCACCAATAGTGAAAGAAACAGTAACAATTTGCTAAGAGATTGCAGGAATAGTGATGTCGAAAATCACCTGAACCGACATCAAGAGCATGCATGCCCGGCTGCAACTTGTCCTCCAATAATTGAAGACACATAGCATGCATATGAGGTGCTGAAATAGTGGCATTGTAACCTATACTCGCGGGGCTATCAACATAAGCTGGGGTTCCCTCGGGTACAAATAAAGCCCTGTCGATAGTTTTCATTACTTCCACTACTCTCTCAAATCTGATCACTCCATATCTCTCCAACTGCTCAATCATTCCCTTGTTTCTGCTAATTGCAGTTCCACTCCAATATTGCTGTTGACAGACACAAAACAAGATTGTGATGAGAGATACATTGGCCAATCTCCTGACCTGTTCAAGGTTGAACGGGAAGGAGAAAGAATACACAGTAAATAAGACATCATAACTACAGTGTCAAGATATAATAACATTGGATGTATGATTAAGTGGGTAGGACGATGCATTGAGTAGATCCAACTTCCCTTTGGCTGAACGGAATAAATACATAGCCACAGTTTATTACTATTCAAGTACATCCTACACAAATTATCAGCCATATTATCATCATATCTTCTCTCTTTTTCATATtaggaaaaaaattcaaaaagaacCTAAAAAGGTGGCAATAACAGCTTATGACTTACGGCGAGGTGCTTTAGTAGGAATTTAAGAAAATTATCAGGTCACATAGTCAGAGAAGAAGAAGTCTGCTTTAATTAACCTTATTTGCTAATACCACTTGGCCCTTGCTAATCAAGGACTTGGGTTGCAAGTGGTACATTGATTGAAATGAGCTACCATCCAGTTACTGAATTAGAACTACTGAAGTTTAGGAAATAATTTCAAGGGAAGAACCCTTAAACCATACAAGCAAAAGTGAGTATAAAGCCATACAAATAACTCATTACTCTTAGTGGCATACTTAGGCAAGAAGGTATGGCCAGAGACTTGAGGTAAAACTGTGATGGCAGCTCATAGCAACGCAGATCAGGCAACATCAAGCATGACAAGCGAATTTTGTCCGGTACTCTATTTATCATTTCATAAAGCAGCCTCAAGACAAGCTCTCGTCTAAAGCTACTTGTTTTGGCGTTATAGGAAAAAAATATGCAAATTATAAATGTTAAACTTCATTGGATTTTAAAACTGAAATAAGTTAAAGTTCTAATCAGTTTAATATGCATGAACTCTCAATACATTAATAATCTAGAAATAATTCTAATTAAACTCTAATGACTTTTTAGAGTTCTTCAGTAACTAAGAACTGAACAACTGATTAACAACCCAAGAATTAAACAAACAATTCTTTAGTAAACACAAATATTACATACATCAACTCTAACAGCTAAAACTACAAATCCACAACTAAGAACTAAACAAAAGAGTAAATACTTCAAGATTTACTAATTATTTCAATACTAAAGGGCAAAAAATCAAACTAACCAATAAGGTAAGTTGGAAAAGATGGTTTATCACAATATCAATATTGACACCGAGATAACCTCAATATACTAAATATGAATTTTTGTAACATTATCAAAGATACTTTCAAGTAAAGCAAGCAACTATTAtaataatttaaatttattattaagaCATGAAAAGAGGAGAGAGAGGGAATGTGTGTACCTCCATCCAGGAGAAGAGAGGGAAGATTTTAGGATTACGGAGACGAGAGAAGGAAGAGGAAGTGGGGAGGAGAAGACTGAAGAGGAGATGGTAGTTGATGGCTATAGAGGTGGCGACTGAAGGTTATGGGAATACACTTTAGAGGCGCACGATAGAGGAAACCACATGCAATTGCTGGTAGAGATTGCAACAACACTAAACACGGCATCTTCACTCTCTGTTGTGTCTCACCTTAATTAATTTAGCTTTTTCGCACCAACACCTGTTGGATACCTATCAACTCAACTCaatttatttaactataaaatatgACTCATCGGATACCTATCAGATAGGAATTCAAGGCAATTCAATAAATACGAAAAGTCATGGGTAACTATTGTTCGTGAACGAATAAGTATTGCctatgttataaatatattatattatggatattcATTTAGTACTTCATTGTAAATAAGCTTTCTGAAAAAACTTATCCATATAAGATTCTGcggtaaatatatttatctatttagtactctattagaaataagcctcctgaagaaacttgtcctttcggtactccgttatagataaatattatccatggtagaagattatctatatctggcacaacaacttagagtagcagcttacaagcagcttacacagcagcttcctttcttctataaatagaggagaattcagttcattatgtacataagtttgaagtttgaataatatatcagtttctctctatacttgtctttactttacagtttttattttataacacgttatcaacacgagactctgccatctcgagaaaatactttgaaagtatcagaggtacggactttctttttctaaataatgtcaaatctttctaaacttgagtttgtaaccctggatatatcgggaaaaagctacatgtcttgggtgcttgatgccgaaattcatcttgatgcgatgggtgtagcagacaccatcaaagataaaaatcaggcatcaaaccaagaccgtgccaaagcaataatattcctacgccatcaccttgatgagggcctgaaaatggaatatcttactgttaaagatccagtcatactgtggaataatttgaaagatagatatgaccacctgaagatggtcgttcttccacgggcatgttatgattggactcatctaaggctacaagattttaaatctatcagtgagtataattctgttatgttcagaattatttcccaattgaaactatgtggtgacaatATTActaatcatgatatgttggagaaaactttcaccatttttcatgcctcgaatatgctcctgcagcagcaatatcgagagatgggattcaaaaagtattctgaacttatctcacatcttcttgtagccgagcaacataatgggctattaatgaaaaaccatgaaagccgacctactggttcttgtccattccctgaagtaaatgagacgaacttccaccaagctaagcgtggaagaggacgtggccccagtcgtggtcatggccgtggtcggggaggaaactctaatcgtggtaataacaatgcaccaaagaaccctcctcaccaccagcagtggaaaaggaaggaacaaaagcatgaagcggtgcaagcagcaaagccagaaaatgcatgctatagatgtggaggaaaagggcactggtcacgtacatgtcgtacgccaaagcatctggttgagctgtatcaagcctccctaaagaagacagagaaaaatgctgaagcaaaatttatttctgaatataatttagacttcatacatttggatgtagctgattattttgtactcccagaaggagaaacaagtcatgtgatcagtagtgaatctgtagaaatataaatattttaatttttgttatttgtagtagatagtatggttatgtaattgttgtacataaataaaagttatgctttgaaaatgatgtttactatcatatttatttggtttatgtcattttgaagaatatggataatcctcaaattatgtttggatcaa is a window from the Nicotiana tomentosiformis chromosome 10, ASM39032v3, whole genome shotgun sequence genome containing:
- the LOC104089331 gene encoding protein-L-isoaspartate O-methyltransferase 1-like isoform X1 codes for the protein MEQYWSGTAISRNKGMIEQLERYGVIRFERVVEVMKTIDRALFVPEGTPAYVDSPASIGYNATISAPHMHAMCLQLLEDKLQPGMHALDVGSGTGYLTACFALMVGPKGRAVGVEHIPELLAWSIKIVEQSAAAPLLKDGSLSLHVGDGRKGWSEHAPYDAIHIGAAAGDIPQDLIDQLKPGGRMVIPVGTFFQHLQVIDKNSDGSISSRSETSVRYVPLTSRDSQLEGL
- the LOC104089331 gene encoding protein-L-isoaspartate O-methyltransferase 1-like isoform X2, with the protein product MEVRRLANVSLITILFCVCQQQYWSGTAISRNKGMIEQLERYGVIRFERVVEVMKTIDRALFVPEGTPAYVDSPASIGYNATISAPHMHAMCLQLLEDKLQPGMHALDVGSGTGYLTACFALMVGPKGRAVGVEHIPELLAWSIKIVEQSAAAPLLKDGSLSLHVGDGRKGWSEHAPYDAIHIGAAAGDIPQDLIDQLKPGGRMVIPVGTFFQHLQVIDKNSDGSISSRSETSVRYVPLTSRDSQLEGL